From the genome of Drosophila melanogaster chromosome 2L, one region includes:
- the CG11454 gene encoding uncharacterized protein, producing the protein MDLQLLMQQMYSGASVMTISETNIDGYRYGIPSGQHQEQPIYPFLPNENGDQLVGQLEDDDDEEEDEEQRTLFCGNLDERVTEEILYEVFLQAGPIEGVRIPTDNNGRPRNFGFVTYQRLCAVPFALDLYQGLELFQKKVTIKQQGGKQLPAYNQSRLRNQFMMEALPQPSPLRHARHSLHNGKPYDRNPFGHNADQRRRSDSSVMERNRLKPQQHHQHMQGGSRRSDQRSNNKRRLL; encoded by the coding sequence ATGGACTTGCAGTTACTAATGCAGCAAATGTATAGTGGTGCGTCGGTCATGACGATTTCGGAAACGAACATAGATGGTTACAGATACGGTATTCCATCTGGCCAGCACCAAGAGCAGCCAATTTACCCTTTCCTGCCCAATGAAAACGGTGACCAGTTGGTTGGGCAACtggaggacgacgacgatgaggaggaggacgaggagcaaCGGACTCTGTTCTGCGGGAATCTCGACGAGCGCGTGACGGAGGAGATCCTTTACGAGGTGTTCCTGCAAGCTGGCCCCATCGAAGGAGTGCGGATACCGACCGATAACAATGGGCGTCCCCGGAATTTCGGGTTTGTCACATACCAACGCCTGTGTGCGGTGCCTTTTGCCCTAGACTTGTACCAGGGCCTTGAACTGTTCCAAAAGAAAGTCACCATCAAGCAGCAGGGCGGCAAGCAGCTACCTGCCTACAACCAAAGTCGTCTGCGCAATCAGTTCATGATGGAGGCTCTACCGCAGCCATCGCCACTGCGTCACGCCCGACACAGTTTGCATAACGGCAAGCCGTACGATCGCAATCCTTTTGGACACAACGCCGATCAACGGCGCCGGAGCGACAGCTCCGTAATGGAACGCAACCGGCTAAAACCACAGCAACACCACCAGCACATGCAGGGAGGCAGCAGAAGATCGGACCAACGCTCCAACAACAAACGCAGATTGCTTTAA
- the CG31974 gene encoding uncharacterized protein, isoform B has product MGEVPKIKNLPQVIEPHLPEGCTLDSYSTSYLTKPGDNYGSIMLSVQAKIRSADGGIRDLPLIAKLPPLTNDLYWQIFQPERTCITENAVYQYLSPELDKLQLESGILPAQIFDGFPRYYGSRVSLDNRATKVDRDAVLVQENVTTRGYRPGNRHRPYNLAETVLILHYLAQYHALPIALRLKKPQVYEEYVRPYFKKFDMNSNIDQAETEIMNKEILKDIKLVTSDERDVNRVKELLDIFQAFQASNDVDDGPFTTLVHGDLWINNMMLKYGEEGTPLKVKIVDFQIAQYGSLVHDIIFVLFSSVDVNVLEDNFYNFLTIYYNAFIQTLRSVNVDTSNYTYELFLEEVQQTAHVQLPHAIFMMKVILADNSTIPKDYKDVDFSVLTKNTGAKTIVTKFEAILRLGKKFNIFY; this is encoded by the exons ATGGGAGAAGTTCCGAAAATCAAGAACTTGCCACAGGTGATCGAGCCTCACTTGCCAGAAGGGTGTACGCTGGACTCGTACTCCACTAGCTACCTAACCAAGCCCGGGGACAACTATGGCAGCATTATGTTATCTGTCCAAGCGAAAATCCGCAGTGCAGACGGTGGTATTCGGGATTTGCCGCTGATAGCCAAGTTGCCGCCCCTCACCAACGACCTTTACTGGCAGATCTTCCAACCCGAGCGGACTTGCATTACGGAGAACGCGGTGTACCAGTATCTGTCGCCGGAGCTGGATAAGTTGCAGCTGGAGTCAGGCATTCTGCCCGCCCAAATTTTTGACGGCTTTCCGCGATACTACGGCTCCCGCGTATCACTGGACAACCGCGCTACAAAAGTGGATCGGGATGCCGTTCTGGTCCAAGAGAACGTCACTACGCGCGGCTATCGACCTGGTAACAGACACCGGCCGTACAATCTCGCAGAAACTGTGCTTATTCTGCACTATTTGGCCCAATACCATGCCCTGCCTATCGCCCTGCGCCTGAAAAAACCGCAGGTGTACGAGGAGTATGTGCGGCCATACTTCAAGAAGTTCGATATGAACTCTAATATTGATCAGGCCGAGACGGAAATAATGAACAAGGAAATTTTAAAGGACATAAAGTTGGTGACTAGCGACGAACGGGACGTAAATCGCGTCAAGGAGCTGCTGGACATTTTCCAGGCTTTTCAAGCTAGCAACGATGTGGACGACGGCCCATTCACTACCCTCGTGCACGGAGACCTGTGGATCAACAATATGATGCTAAAATACG GTGAGGAAGGCACTCCACTCAAGGTGAAAATTGTTGACTTTCAAATCGCGCAGTACGGATCATTGGTGCATGATATCATCTTTGTGCTGTTCTCAAGTGTGGACGTAAATGTTCTCGAGGACAATTTCTACAATTTCCTGACCATTTATTACAACGCCTTCATTCAGACCTTGCGCAGCGTGAATGTGGACACCAGCAACTACACATACGAATT GTTTCTCGAAGAGGTACAGCAAACTGCACACGTGCAGTTGCCTCACGCGATCTTTATGATGAAGGTTATACTGGCTGATAACAGTACGATTCCTAAAGACTATAAAGACGTGGATTTCTCGGTGCTCACAAAGAACACGGGTGCAAAAACTATTGTGACAAAATTTGAGGCTATCTTGCGACTAGGGAAAaagtttaatatattttactgA
- the CG31974 gene encoding uncharacterized protein, isoform D: MGEVPKIKNLPQVIEPHLPEGCTLDSYSTSYLTKPGDNYGSIMLSVQAKIRSADGGIRDLPLIAKLPPLTNDLYWQIFQPERTCITENAVYQYLSPELDKLQLESGILPAQIFDGFPRYYGSRVSLDNRATKVDRDAVLVQENVTTRGYRPGNRHRPYNLAETVLILHYLAQYHALPIALRLKKPQVYEEYVRPYFKKFDMNSNIDQAETEIMNKEILKDIKLVTSDERDVNRVKELLDIFQAFQASNDVDDGPFTTLVHGDLWINNMMLKYGMRGEEGTPLKVKIVDFQIAQYGSLVHDIIFVLFSSVDVNVLEDNFYNFLTIYYNAFIQTLRSVNVDTSNYTYELFLEEVQQTAHVQLPHAIFMMKVILADNSTIPKDYKDVDFSVLTKNTGAKTIVTKFEAILRLGKKFNIFY; the protein is encoded by the exons ATGGGAGAAGTTCCGAAAATCAAGAACTTGCCACAGGTGATCGAGCCTCACTTGCCAGAAGGGTGTACGCTGGACTCGTACTCCACTAGCTACCTAACCAAGCCCGGGGACAACTATGGCAGCATTATGTTATCTGTCCAAGCGAAAATCCGCAGTGCAGACGGTGGTATTCGGGATTTGCCGCTGATAGCCAAGTTGCCGCCCCTCACCAACGACCTTTACTGGCAGATCTTCCAACCCGAGCGGACTTGCATTACGGAGAACGCGGTGTACCAGTATCTGTCGCCGGAGCTGGATAAGTTGCAGCTGGAGTCAGGCATTCTGCCCGCCCAAATTTTTGACGGCTTTCCGCGATACTACGGCTCCCGCGTATCACTGGACAACCGCGCTACAAAAGTGGATCGGGATGCCGTTCTGGTCCAAGAGAACGTCACTACGCGCGGCTATCGACCTGGTAACAGACACCGGCCGTACAATCTCGCAGAAACTGTGCTTATTCTGCACTATTTGGCCCAATACCATGCCCTGCCTATCGCCCTGCGCCTGAAAAAACCGCAGGTGTACGAGGAGTATGTGCGGCCATACTTCAAGAAGTTCGATATGAACTCTAATATTGATCAGGCCGAGACGGAAATAATGAACAAGGAAATTTTAAAGGACATAAAGTTGGTGACTAGCGACGAACGGGACGTAAATCGCGTCAAGGAGCTGCTGGACATTTTCCAGGCTTTTCAAGCTAGCAACGATGTGGACGACGGCCCATTCACTACCCTCGTGCACGGAGACCTGTGGATCAACAATATGATGCTAAAATACGGTATGAGGG GTGAGGAAGGCACTCCACTCAAGGTGAAAATTGTTGACTTTCAAATCGCGCAGTACGGATCATTGGTGCATGATATCATCTTTGTGCTGTTCTCAAGTGTGGACGTAAATGTTCTCGAGGACAATTTCTACAATTTCCTGACCATTTATTACAACGCCTTCATTCAGACCTTGCGCAGCGTGAATGTGGACACCAGCAACTACACATACGAATT GTTTCTCGAAGAGGTACAGCAAACTGCACACGTGCAGTTGCCTCACGCGATCTTTATGATGAAGGTTATACTGGCTGATAACAGTACGATTCCTAAAGACTATAAAGACGTGGATTTCTCGGTGCTCACAAAGAACACGGGTGCAAAAACTATTGTGACAAAATTTGAGGCTATCTTGCGACTAGGGAAAaagtttaatatattttactgA